From a single Bacillus pseudomycoides DSM 12442 genomic region:
- a CDS encoding DMT family transporter, with amino-acid sequence MTIFMYIFCLIVWGLNFIAVKIQGTPVSLELSLTYRLVMTAFLFLILVWSLRPRGRPTRKDIPFVIVFGVCNFALSYLCLYYATILSSAAIVTLIFSLKVILTPITLRIFLKEKLHSRVLFGGILGVLGVCILIYPNLNNFQGSNDIKGIMVAILGTLLTAVGDASSARNASHKVNPIYANAIGFTVGSILMGVIVLFQGQEFIFPTSFSYLSVLLYLTLVASFVAWLFYLKLVEKIGGAQSGYMVALFPVIGGIASVLIGESDPSLYLFAGCFSSCIGAAIALGLGTRKQNAKLPLKRAN; translated from the coding sequence ATGACAATATTTATGTACATATTTTGTTTGATTGTATGGGGACTCAACTTTATTGCAGTAAAAATTCAAGGAACTCCTGTCAGCTTGGAATTATCCTTAACTTATCGTTTAGTTATGACAGCCTTTTTATTTTTGATTCTTGTTTGGTCCCTTCGACCAAGAGGGAGGCCAACAAGAAAAGATATCCCATTTGTAATAGTTTTTGGTGTATGTAACTTTGCATTAAGCTACTTATGCCTTTATTACGCCACAATTTTGAGTTCTGCAGCAATCGTAACATTGATTTTTTCATTAAAGGTGATTTTGACCCCGATTACTCTCCGGATTTTTTTAAAAGAAAAGTTACATTCACGCGTTTTGTTTGGGGGGATTTTGGGTGTATTAGGCGTATGTATTCTCATCTATCCGAATTTGAACAACTTTCAAGGGTCCAATGACATAAAAGGAATTATGGTTGCGATCTTAGGTACGCTTCTTACAGCAGTAGGTGATGCCAGCTCGGCACGAAATGCAAGTCACAAGGTGAATCCTATCTATGCAAATGCCATTGGATTTACAGTGGGCAGTATATTGATGGGAGTAATTGTATTATTTCAAGGACAAGAATTTATATTTCCAACATCATTTTCATACTTATCTGTGTTGCTATATTTAACCCTGGTTGCTTCATTTGTAGCATGGTTATTCTATTTGAAGCTTGTAGAAAAAATTGGAGGAGCTCAAAGTGGCTATATGGTTGCACTTTTCCCGGTAATTGGAGGAATAGCTTCCGTTTTAATCGGTGAGTCAGATCCATCATTGTATTTGTTTGCTGGTTGCTTTTCTAGCTGTATTGGTGCTGCCATCGCATTAGGGCTTGGAACTCGGAAGCAAAATGCGAAATTACCTCTAAAAAGAGCTAATTAA
- a CDS encoding PLP-dependent aminotransferase family protein, with product MNELIFNINRESNTPMYQQVYQYIRTQILSGKLERNTKLPSIRQLALQLEVSRNTTQVAYEQLQSEGYIRSENKKGFFVEATISDETLNYEPIREQHHEKNQTDMKTIDFKIGTVDQENFPLKKWRMLTNKIVKDSSMFSYGEKQGDIKLRKVLADYLFQSRGVNTSAEQIIIGSSTQHLLLLLSLLLKQDYHYLAVEDPGYDVARELFALQSFIIDPIPVKEQGIQVDRLLKSPSRLLYVTPTHHFPYGVTIPVNERLKLIQWAKRVEGYIIEDDYDSEFRYIHQPVPSLQSLDSNDRVVYLGTFSKALLPSIRVSYMVLPRRLVSEYKKILPLLEQTSSSIHQRTLATFMDEGYWYSHLRKMKALYKRKMNLLNRELLKHFKNYVEIKGGSSGIFVIIEVKTKMSEKMLIERAYEYGIAVYPCSKYFSKCIPRYPHIQLGLGNLCEEKIIKGVSQLAKIWL from the coding sequence ATGAATGAACTAATATTTAATATCAATCGAGAAAGTAACACTCCTATGTACCAACAAGTTTATCAATACATACGTACCCAGATTTTATCTGGTAAATTAGAAAGGAATACAAAGTTGCCATCGATTAGACAACTTGCTCTCCAATTAGAGGTCAGCAGAAACACAACTCAGGTAGCCTATGAACAATTGCAATCGGAAGGATATATTCGAAGTGAGAACAAAAAGGGATTTTTTGTAGAGGCCACTATATCGGATGAGACGCTTAATTATGAACCCATTAGAGAACAGCATCATGAAAAAAATCAAACTGACATGAAAACTATTGACTTTAAGATTGGGACAGTGGATCAAGAGAACTTCCCTTTGAAAAAATGGAGAATGCTTACAAACAAAATCGTTAAAGACTCTAGCATGTTTTCATACGGAGAAAAACAAGGCGATATTAAATTAAGAAAGGTACTAGCAGATTACTTGTTTCAATCAAGAGGGGTTAATACTTCTGCTGAACAGATTATTATTGGCAGTAGCACACAACACTTGTTATTACTTTTGTCGCTGTTGCTAAAGCAAGACTATCATTATCTGGCAGTAGAAGACCCTGGCTATGATGTGGCAAGGGAACTATTTGCTCTTCAGTCATTTATCATTGATCCGATTCCGGTAAAAGAACAAGGCATCCAAGTCGATCGCCTTTTAAAGTCGCCTTCTAGACTTTTATATGTCACTCCTACTCACCACTTTCCATATGGAGTGACTATCCCCGTCAATGAAAGATTAAAGTTAATTCAATGGGCAAAAAGGGTGGAAGGATATATTATTGAGGATGATTACGATAGTGAATTTCGATACATCCATCAACCTGTACCGTCTCTTCAAAGTTTAGATTCTAATGATAGGGTGGTTTATTTAGGAACTTTTTCAAAAGCACTGCTACCTTCTATCCGTGTCAGTTATATGGTTTTACCTAGGAGGCTAGTAAGTGAATATAAAAAGATACTCCCTTTACTTGAGCAAACATCCTCATCTATTCATCAGCGAACACTGGCGACCTTTATGGATGAAGGATATTGGTACTCACACTTAAGGAAGATGAAAGCGTTGTATAAACGTAAAATGAATCTATTGAATAGGGAATTACTAAAACACTTTAAGAATTATGTTGAAATAAAAGGTGGTAGCTCCGGAATTTTCGTTATTATTGAAGTTAAAACAAAAATGAGTGAAAAAATGCTAATTGAAAGGGCATATGAATACGGAATTGCAGTTTATCCTTGCTCGAAATATTTCTCGAAATGTATACCACGATATCCACATATTCAACTTGGATTGGGTAATTTATGTGAAGAAAAGATAATAAAAGGAGTATCTCAACTAGCAAAAATTTGGTTGTAA
- a CDS encoding YjcZ family sporulation protein has product MGFGGSCSSFGGGFALVVVLFILLIIVGASCFC; this is encoded by the coding sequence ATGGGCTTTGGAGGTAGTTGCAGTAGTTTTGGTGGTGGATTCGCCTTAGTCGTTGTGCTCTTTATATTATTAATCATAGTTGGAGCTAGCTGCTTTTGCTGA
- a CDS encoding DUF4352 domain-containing protein, with amino-acid sequence MGNGDVKAQGIFKALEVYVMNRQKEPITLNSKNFKLIDDLGREYYSSTEAQLALKAVNNATFKFDTLNPDSSSSGKIVFDVPKYAKGLVLQFNGDMLDKEIDLKVE; translated from the coding sequence ATAGGTAATGGAGATGTAAAAGCACAGGGCATATTTAAAGCTTTAGAAGTCTACGTTATGAATCGTCAAAAGGAGCCTATTACACTAAATAGCAAAAACTTTAAATTAATTGATGATCTAGGAAGAGAATATTACAGTTCTACTGAAGCTCAATTAGCACTTAAAGCTGTGAATAATGCTACATTTAAATTTGATACTCTTAATCCAGATTCAAGTTCGTCAGGAAAAATTGTATTCGATGTACCGAAATATGCTAAAGGATTAGTTTTACAATTTAATGGTGATATGTTGGATAAAGAGATTGATTTAAAAGTTGAATAG
- a CDS encoding metallophosphoesterase family protein, producing MKIAIMADIHGNKDALQAVLTDINNRGIQSIYNLGDSLYGPLFPLETYDLLMNQNIQSIKGNCDRILLEPNTSNLTVQYVQNLLEDEHKTWISNLPNFLQTDDFYFCHGTPTSDEIYLLEEMNSSGSVLKKTEDIMKLVSGIPQRLIFCAHTHISRVIYLPNDKIIINPGSVGLPAYEDELPIYHKMESGSPFANYTIVTKQENDWMIEQLHIPYNQDGAINKSEINGRLDWARAVKTGRI from the coding sequence ATGAAAATTGCAATAATGGCTGATATTCATGGAAATAAAGATGCCTTACAAGCTGTACTAACAGATATTAATAACCGAGGGATTCAATCTATTTATAATTTGGGGGATAGCTTATATGGTCCTTTATTTCCACTGGAAACCTATGATCTTTTAATGAACCAAAATATTCAAAGTATTAAAGGGAATTGCGATCGAATTTTATTAGAGCCTAATACGTCTAATTTAACAGTTCAATATGTACAGAATTTATTAGAGGATGAGCATAAAACGTGGATTTCTAATTTGCCTAATTTCTTACAAACCGATGATTTCTATTTTTGTCATGGAACACCGACAAGTGATGAAATATATTTGTTAGAGGAAATGAACTCTAGTGGATCAGTACTTAAAAAGACAGAAGATATTATGAAATTAGTAAGCGGTATTCCACAAAGGCTTATTTTTTGTGCACATACACATATATCAAGAGTCATTTATCTTCCAAATGATAAAATAATTATTAATCCAGGAAGTGTTGGGCTACCCGCCTATGAAGATGAATTACCAATCTATCATAAAATGGAATCAGGTTCACCATTTGCTAATTATACAATTGTTACAAAACAAGAAAATGATTGGATGATAGAGCAATTACATATTCCTTATAATCAAGATGGAGCAATTAACAAAAGTGAAATAAACGGTCGCTTAGATTGGGCTAGAGCAGTGAAAACAGGAAGAATTTAA